ACTGGGCTGCGGCCTGTCTCTTGGAAGGGAAGGTCCCAGCATTCAGCTTGGCTCCATGGCGGCCAAAGGGTTATCCCGTCTGACAGGGAGAGCTAAAACAGAGGAAAAGCTGCTTATCACCTGCGGGGCCAGTGCAGGCCTTTCAGCCGCTTTTAACGCTCCCATAGCAGGCGTTCTGTTTTCTCTGGAAGAGATTCATAAACATTTCTCACCGGAGGTGCTGCTCTCTACCATGGCCGCCTCCATCACAGCGGATTTTGTATCCAAAAATGTCTTTGGGCTGCAGCCTGTTTTTAACTTCCAGATCACGAAGATGATCCCTTTGAATGCCTATGGACATGTTATAGTTTTGGGTGTGATCATGGGAGCGCTGGGCGTGGTTTATAACACCTGCCTTTCAGGAACACAGGATTTGTACCAGAAACTGCCTTGTCAGGCAGCAAAGCTTATCATCCCGTTTTTATTGGCCGGAGTGTTTGGTTTTACCTATCCTTATGTATTGGGCGGCGGTCATTCCCTTGTGGAGATCCTGACATCGGGAGAGATGATGCTTGGATCCTTGTGCCTGCTCCTGGTTTTGAAATTCTTTTTCTCCATGATAAGCTTTGGCTCCGGTGCTCCCGGAGGAATCTTTCTTCCCCTTCTGGTCCTGGGAGCTGTGATCGGAAACATTTATTTCTCTGCGGTGGGAATGGTGTCCGATTCCCTTAACGGGCTTCTTGGAAATTTTATTATACTGGGGATGGCAGGTTATTTTTCTGCCATAGTCCGGGCGCCTATTACAGGCATTATTCTGATCAGTGAAATGACCGGCTCTTATTCCCATCTGCTGACCTTGTCCATGGTGTCTCTGGCAGCATATGTGGTCCCGGATCTGGTCCATTGCGCACCGGTATACGACCAGCTTCTTCACCGCCTCCTTTCAAGGCTGAATCCGGATAAAATGTCACCGACCACAGGGGAGAAGGTTCTGGTAGAAGGCATGGTTTTCCATGGAAGCGAAGCTGAGGGCCGGAAGGTTTCTGAGATCCAGTGGCCCAGAACCTGTCTTTTGGTATCCTTAATGAGAGGAGAGGCTGAGTTTGTCCCCGGAGGGGAGACAAAGTTTGCAGCAGGAGATAAGATCCTGGTCCTGTGTGACGAAACTGTGCAGGGAGAGCTTCACCGGGTACTGCAGGCGGTGTGTGAGACTGTGAAAATGGGCCGGAAAGTTTAAAGGTACAGGAAGAATGCCATGTTTTAGGTTGACTTTTCCATTAAAAAAGACGTAAACTTAAGGAAATGGAAATTCAGGAGTCAAAACATGAAAAATCAGGCAGAGGAAAGCTACGATGAACTGGAACGCCGCCGCCGTGCCAGGGATCGCAACAGGAAACGAAAGAAAAAACAGAAAAGAAAGCGGTTGCTTTACATAGGGGCTGAGGTTCTTGTACTGGCTGTTGTTTTAGCAGGGATCCTATGGATCCTGGGCCAGATATTTTTTAGAAGTTACGTGGATTTAAAGAAGATTCCCATGCCGGAATGGGTTTTACAGGATCTCCTTGATCCCAATCCGTATTCAAGACCGGGAACGGAAATGAAGCGGGTGAATGAAATCGTCATTCATTATGTGGCGAATCCAGGGACAACAGCCAGTCAAAATATGAATTATTTCAACAGTCTCAAGGATCAGACCGGGGTTAAGAAAATTTCTGCCAGCAGCCATTTTATCATAGGGCTTGAAGGAGAAGTCCTTCAGGGAATTCCCATCTATGAGATGGCCTATTCCACATCAAAGGAAAAGAATGTGAACACAGTCTCCATCGAATGCTGCCATCCCGATGAGACTGGGAAGTTCAATGAAGCAACCTATGATTCTCTGGTAAAGCTGACGGCCTGGCTTTGTAAGAACCTGGGGCTTACGGAAAGGGATGTCATAAGGCATTATGATGCCACAGGAAAGGACTGCCCAAGGTATTTTGTAGCTCATGAGGATGAATGGAAGAAGTTCCTTTCGGATGTGAAGACGGCCAGAAAGCAGCCGGATGAAGGGGAAAGATAAGAAAAGAGGGGCTGTTGCACCAAATAATTCGTGCTCAGCCCCCTCCTCATCCCCACTTTATTCTCCGCCAAATAATTCATGGTCTATGATCCTTACTGCATCTGCGATGCAGTCATTGCAGGAACGAAGGACATTTCCGGTTTCCACGCCCTTTAAATCTTTACAGATCACGCTTTTGTTCTGTTCTTTAAAGTCTGACAGGCACTTTTTGGATGATTGGTGGGAGGCCCGCTTGGAATCCGGCCGGTCCAGATGGCCGGTACTATTCTTTAGCCCGGAGAGTATGGCAGCAGCCCCGATGGCTCCGCAGGTACCTTCCATGCTTCCCATACCAAGGCCCATGCCTTCCGTAAACCGGAACATGATCTCTTCGTCAATGCCTGTTTTATCACAGAAAGCACAGGAGACGGACTGTGCGCAATTATACCCCTTTGCATGCTTGTTTAGAGCTTCTTCCACTCTTTTTGACGTTGTGTCTGACATGTAATGATTCCTCCTGAAGTAGTGATATCCATTGCATTGCCCGGTCAGTTTTCGGTCCGGGCAGAGAGCAAACGGAATTTAAAAAATATGATGTGAAACAGAAAGCCTCCCAGACAGGTGGCAAACAGATAAACGGCATTTCCTATGGATATGCCGTATTTTAACGCAATTTCATGAAAAACTACCTGGGCCGACGGGTAATAGGGGGAAATGTAGAACATATCCGCCTGACCCAAAGGCTTTGCCGTCCGATTGATAACGGAAGCAATGATGCAGCAGATAAAAAACAGGGGAAGGGTCCGCACGAATCCCAGTAGCGAGGTATCGGAAAGACGGGAAAATGCGATGACCAGCCCTATAAAAATCAAAAGCAGATGCCAGACCAGGCCGTGAAGGGTTAAAAACCAGTAAGGATGAAAAAGCCCGGAGGGTTCTGCCAGTGCCATGATGCCGCCTAAAAGGTTAAAATCCTGCATAAAGGTGCATAGTACTCTTTGACTGTCCTTTGAAGGGACAAAGGGCAGGATAAGGCAGAAATACATGGGAAGGCTGCAAAGCTGAAATGGAAAATACCACCAGTTGTAGGTCTGTTCATTTACCACATAATATAAAAAAAGCTGTTTCCAGCATTCGGTGGCTGCCAGAAGCATGCCGCAGATAAAAAGCAGCCGGGGAAGCCTTGAACTTTTCATTTTTCTGGTGGTGTAATAAGCCAGAAATACCACAGAGGCAAGCCCTATGCCGATAAAAACAATGTGGAACAGGGAATAAGGGGCCGGCGGATTCATGGGCCACGCTGTTTTTTTAAGGAAATCCTTCATAAGCCGTTTCAGACCTTTCTTTCTTGCTCCCGATTAAGCGATATTATGAAAACAAAAAGCTGTTTTCATAATCGGATTGATGTAATCCATATTATATAGGATTGCCTGAAATCATGCAAGATAAATGAAAATACCGCAGAAAAAATAAGAATCTTCTTCTTATAAGTACTTGATTAATTTCGAAAATGCTATATAATGTATAACTGACACTTTATTTAATAATTATGCATATTTGTGCATATAAGAGGAGGAATCATTATGAAAAAGAATGTAATTGCTATGGCAGGTGTTGTATGCATGGCAGCTTTATTAACTGCCTGTGCGGGTTCCGGAACAAAGACAGAGACAACTGCTGCAGGGCAGAAAGAATCTGCAGAAAAGCTGGTTATGGTAACCAATGCAGAATTTCCGCCCTATGAATATTATGATAATAATGAAATTGTTGGAATTGATGCGGATATTGCAAGAGCAATCGCTGATAAGCTGGGTATGGAGCTGGAAATTCAGGATATGGCCTTTGATTCCCTGATCCCGGCTGTTCAGTCCGGTAAGGGGGATTTTACCGCTGCCGGTATGACCGTCAGCGAAGACCGCAAGAAAAATGTTGATTTTACCGATACTTATGCAGAAGCAGCCCAGGTAATCATTGTTAAGGAAGGCAGCGAGATCAAAACACCGGATGAATTAACGGGAAAGAAGATGGGCGTACAGACCGGCACCACCGGTGATATTTATGCAGAGGATATTGAGGATGCGGTGGTTCAGCGTTTTAATAAGGGAATGGAAGCAGTTATGGCTCTTTCTCAGGGCAAAATTGATGCAGTCATCATTGACCGCGAGCCTGCAAAGGTATTTGTAAAGGAAAATGCCGGATTGATGATCCTCGACGAAGCATTTACTGAAGAAGAATACGCCATTGCAATTAAAAAGGATAACAAAGAGCTGTTAGACAAGATGAACGGAGCCATTAAGGAATTAAAGGAATCCGGTGAATTGAAGAAGATCGTGGATAAATACATTACTGCGGAATAATAAAAAAGGAAGAGTGCCATGTGGGAAAAGCTAATAGATGATTTTTATCAGAATTTTATCGTGGATAACCGTTGGAGATACATTACCGGCGGTCTGCAAAACACGTTAAAGATCACGTTTTTTGCAGTTTTGATCGGTATTTTACTGGGATTTCTGGTTGCCGTCATACGATCAACCTATGAAAATACCCATAAGCTGAAAATACTAAATGCAGTCTGCAACGTTTATCTGACGGTGATCCGGGGTACGCCGGTGGTTGTACAGCTTATGATCGTATATTTTGTCATCTTTGCGACCACGAATCCTGGGGAGGTGCCTACGGCCATTCTGGCGTTTGGAATCAACTCTGGCGCCTATGTGGCAGAAATCTTCCGGAGCGGTATCAGCTCTATTGAAAAGGGACAGTTTGAGGCCGGCCGCAGCCTGGGCTTTAATTACGCTCAGACCATGTGGTACATCGTTATGCCCCAGGCCTTTAAAAATGTGGTACCTACCCTTGCGAATGAATTTATCGTACTTTTAAAGGAGACTTCTGTAGCGGGGTACATAGGGCTGCAGGATTTGACCAAGGGCGGCGATATCATCAAGAGCCGTACTTATTCTGCATTTATGCCTCTGATTGCAGTGGCCATTATTTATCTGGTTATGGTTATGATATTTTCATATCTCGTAAAATTACTGGAGAGGAGGCTGCACAGAAGTGAGCATTGATAGAATGGAAAAACCCCTGATTCAGGTACAGAACCTGGGTAAAAAGTTTGGTGAGGCAGAAGTGCTTAAGGACATTTCCGTCGATATTTATAAAGGGGATGTGGTATGCGTCATTGGGCCTTCCGGTTCAGGAAAGAGTACATTTCTCCGCTGTTTAAACCGTCTGGAAGAACCAACCGGGGGACATATCCTGTTTGAAGGCGTGGACATTGTGGATAAGAAAACCGACATTGATAAGCACCGTCAGAAGATGGGAATGGTGTTCCAGCAGTTTAACCTGTTTCCCCATATGACTATTTTAAAGAATTTGACCCTTGCGCCCATAAAGCTTCAGGGACGCAGCAGAAAGGAAGCGGAAGAACAGGCCTTAGGGCTGCTTCATAAGGTGGGTCTTGCCGATCGGGCGGATTCCTATCCCAATCAGCTGTCCGGCGGGCAGAAGCAGCGTATTGCCATTGTCCGCGCCCTGTGCATGAATCCTGATGTAATGCTGTTTGACGAACCAACCTCTGCTCTTGATCCTGAGATGGTTGGTGAGGTCTTAAATGTAATGCGGGAGTTGGCCGAAGAGCGGATGACCATGGTCGTGGTCACTCATGAAATGGGCTTTGCCAGGGAAGTGGCAACCCGGGTGATGTTCATGGATGGCGGCTATTTCCTGGAAGAAAATGAACCGAATGAATTTTTTGCTAATCCGCAAAATGACAGACTGAAACTTTTTTTAAGTAAAGTGCTTTAAAAACAAAAGTTGCTGTAAAATCAACTGATAGAGATTTCATCAGTTGATTTTACAGCATTAATTTTATCTTCTTTTTTCACTTCTTGCTTCTGCTTCCCGTATGCTGTATTTTCTTTTTACCGTTATGGCTTTACTAACTATTTGAATCCTATTGGATGTGCTTGATTATAATAAGTTAATTTCATTGTTGTCGAATTTTATATAAAAATGTCTGAATTATTGCGATGAAAAAATAAATTAACAGTTTATATTTTGGAAAAATTTCTTTATTATATTAGTAGATACTAATCAATCCAATTAACCCAAGTAGAATAGAAAGGAGACTCAATATGAAACAAAACCGTAAAAAGAATGTATTACTTTCAACAGCGCTTATACTTGCGCTGGGGACAAGCAGTTACGCCACAATACCTGTCTGTGCCGTAGGCAATGAAAAAGCTGTTGAATACACAAAGGACAGCGGTAGACTCAAAAACGTTATGTATTATGGAGACTGGTCGATTTGGGGAGGGCAGGGGAATTTTTATCCCAAAGGGATTCCAATGGATCAGCTTACCCATTTGAACTTCGCATTTCTGGATTTCAATTCAAATGGGGATCTGGTATTCACTGACAAAGACGCAGCAGTTGGTGCACCCGTAGGCATGGAAGGCGCACAATGGGACGCACCGGGGTCCGGTATTTTGTCTGCCCTGCAGGATTTAAGAGCGCAATATCCTAATGTCAGGATTGGAGTTTCCATTGGTGGTTGGTCTAAGTCAGGAGATTTCTCAACAGTTGCCGCTAATCCGGCAGTCCGGCAAAACTTTGTTAATAATGTAATGAAGTTTATCCGTTACACGAATATGGACTTTGTGGACATAGACTGGGAATATCCTACGTCTGTCCGCCAGCCTGATTTGGTAGATAACAAAAATGATGAAGGGACTCCTTTCGCCATACCGGCGGATAAGCAGAACTACATCACTTTACTGCAGGATTTAAGGGAAGCTTTGAATGAACAGGGTAAAGAATTAGGCAGAGTGTACGAGCTTTCAGTGGCTTTGCCTGCTTCCAGAACTCTTTTAGAAGCAGGAATTGACATTCCCGCCTTATTTAACATCGTAGATTTTGCCAATGTCATGACCTATGACCTCCACGGTGCCTGGGATACACTCAGCGGACATCACACTGGCCTTTATACGAACCCCAATGACCCAGCAGAAGGTGAAGGACTGTCTGTAGACGCTTCCATACAGTATCTGCTGTCCGAGGGAGCTTTGGCGGATAAGATCGTAGTTGGCAGCGCTTTTTATACCCGGGGTTGGGAACGGGTATTAAATGACGGTCCGGATCAGAATCTTCCCGGACTGTTCGGCAGTGCCGAACAGGTGACAAAAGACGCAGATCAAACGCCCAGCAGAGGTGCGAAAAATGAAATTGCCATCGCTTCCGGAGATGGGGGACGCAGCAGCGGCGTATGGTCTTATCGTAATCTGGACAGTTTAAAAACAGCTTATCCGGGATTGAAAGAGTACTGGGATGACTATGCAAAAGCGCCTTATCTTTACAATGAACAGACGGGAGCATTTTTTACCTATGATAATATAAAGTCAATTCAGGAAAAAACCGCCTACGTAAAGAACCATAACCTGGGTGGAATCATAAGCTGGATGGCTTCGCAGGACGCGGAAAAGACCACAGGAAAACGGGATAAACTGACAAGTGCAATAAAAGAAGGTCTGTTTGGTTACGCAAAGCTTCCAGAGTATACTCTTTCCGAGCCAGAACTTAACGTAACCGCAACTATAAGAACATACAATGATTATGGCGCCAAGGGCTACGAAATAACAATCACAAACAATGAAACTTCTGACGAGAGTAATGCTGTACTGGCAGCTACGGAACTGTCTTATGAAACAGTTAAAAACCCAAGAGTCTATATTTCCACTTACAGTGGGGCTGTTTTATCCAGTGGCGGATACGGTTCTGGCAGCGTAACAATGAAGGATGGCGTTGCAATTGCTGATTTGTCCAGTGTTTACGATTATAAGAATTTAAAACAAGGTCATGCGGCAACATTCAAAATCAGTACCAATGGAATTGCAGATATAAACGATATCAAATCAATAGAAATATCTCAGCGTATCGTTCCTTCCAGTGTAGAAATCAGCCGTCAGAAACTATACGAAGGCACAGGAGCAGTGAGTCCCGGTACCGAGCCAGTGACCGAGCCAGTGACCGAGCCAGTGACCGAGCCAGTGACCGAACCGGAAACAGACATAGATACTGGTACAATCAGCCAATACTCTTCTGAGACAATCTACGTACAAGGAGATTTGGTAAGGTACAACGGAAACATTTACAAGGCAAAATGGTGGACGCAGGGAGACATACCCGGAGCAGAACAATGGGGACCTTGGGAATTAGTGCAGCAATAACAGAATTTCCTTTTTTCATTTTTTGAGTATAGTAGAAGGTGCTGAAAAATAGCTAAGTCATGGCTGTTTTCGGCACCTTCCTCTATGATAAACAAAAATAGAACTGGTGCAGGTTGTATTAAATAATCAAATCAGGAGTTGGCTGCAGAATTATTCAAATGAGCGGAAATGCCTGAGGAAAATCCGGCTATCATAGAAAAGTGATAAAACTACAAAAAAAACATAGAAAAGTATACCCTTCTATATCAGTAATGCAAAAAGATATGGAAGGGTATTTTGAATTTGTATAAAAAAATCCTATAATAAACGATCAATTATTGGTATTTTTCAACAAAGACAAATTGTGTTAAAATAAAAACAAGAGTGTTAAAAAAATAACTTGAAAGGGGTAACAAAGGATGGGTTCTTATGTTCAGACGTTGGTTGAGCGGTCCAGAAAAGCACAGGAGATACTGGCTACTTATGACCAGGCTAAAACAGATGAGATTGTAAAGATGTTCGCAAAAGTGGTTTTCGACCATGCAGAGCCTTTGGCAAAACTGGCTGTGGAGGAAAGCCGCATGGGAGTTTATGAAGACAAGATTATGAAAAACAAGGGGAAATCCAGGATTATCTGGAATGCGATGAAAGGCAGGAAATCTGTTGGGATCATCGGAAAAAACGAAGAGGCAGGAATCATTGAGTTGGCAAAGCCAATGGGCATCATTGCGGCAGCCACTCCCTGTACGAATCCGGTGGTCACGCCCATGTGCAATGCCATGTTTGCTGTTAAATGCCAAAATACCATTATCATTGCTCCTCATCCCAGAGGCAGGAAATGCGCGGCAGCGGTAGCGGACCTGTATTATAAGGAATTAGACCGTATGGGCGTGCCGAGAGATATCTTTCTTGTTATGGAGGAGCCCAGTGTAGAACTGACCACAGAACTTATGGCAGCCTGTGACGCAGTGATAGCCACCGGCGGTATGGCAATGGTGAAGTCTGCTTATTCCAGCGGAAAGCCCAGCTATGGCGTTGGTCCGGGCAATGTACAGGGATTGATTGATGAAGGAATCGATTACAAAGCAGCAGCAGGCCGCATGATTGCCAGCCGTATCTTTGACAATGGAATCATCTGCTCCGGCACTCAGAGCATTATCGCCCCTGAGAAGGATTATGATAAGATCATGAAGGAGTTTGAAGACCAGGGCGCATATTTTATTGACGATCCGGCCGTAACTTCCAAGCTGGCGGAAGTGGTGTTCCCGGGCGGAAACATCAGTAAGCATGTGGTGGGCCAGTCGGTGCAGGCCATTGCAGGGCTGGCAGGGATTTCCATACCTGAGGACAGGAAGGTGATTGTTGTCAAACCGGAAAAATATGGAGCAGGAGTTGTGTGGAGCAAGGAGAAAATGTGTCCCATAATGGCTGCTTACAGCTACAAAACCTGGGAGGAAGCCGTAGACATTGCTTATGAGAACCTGTTGGTAGAAGGGGAAGGTCATTCTGCTGATATTCAGTCGGATAATCGGGAGCACGTCGAATATGCAGGTGTGAAGCTTCCTGTAAGCCGGGTAATGGTGAACCAGACCAGTTCCAGCATGGCAGGCGGGGCTTTTGCCAATTCCTTAAATCCTACCACCACTTTAGGCTGCGGAAGCTGGGGCAATAACGCCATCAGTGAAAACCTGTTTTATACCCATCTGATGAATAAGAGCAGGATCGTTCTGATTAAGAAGAACTGGAAACAGCCGTCGGATGAAGAGATTTTTTCATAGGGAGAGCGGACATGACAGAATTAATATTAAATACACAGATCTCTTACTACGATACCTGCGCTGAATTCGCAAAAGAATTTAAACTAGGAAGAGGCGATCTGGTATTGACCAATGAATACATATACAATCCCTGTTTTGGAAATCTGGGGCTGGAAGTGGAGACGATTTTCCAGGAAGAGTACGGCAGCGGAGAACCTACGGACATTATGGTGGACCAGATCCTGGAAGCAGCAGAGAGAATGGATTGCCAGAGGATCATTGCCATAGGAGGCGGTACGGTCATCGACATAGCCAAAGTTCTGGCTGTTTCGACAGGAGAATCTCTGGATTCCCTGTATGAGGCGCCGGCTTCTGCGAAAAAGAGAAGGAAGCTGGTGATTCTTCCCACTACCTGCGGTACGGGCAGTGAGGTGACCAATATTTCCATTATCAACAGGACCAGGCTGGGAACGAAAATGGGCCTTGTATCTCCCGCTATGTATGCGGATGATGCGGTGCTGGTTCCGGAGCTTTTAAACGGACTTCCCTTTGGCGTATTTGCAGCCAGTTCCATTGACGCTCTGGTCCACGCTGTGGAATCCAGCTTATCTCCCAAGGCTACACCTTATACCAAGCTGTTCGGATACAAGGCCATTGAAATGATCATTAAGGGGTATCAGAAAATAGCGGCTGAGGGAAGGGAAGAATTAAAACCCCTTATGAAAGATTTCCTTATTGCCAGTAATTATGCGGGGATTGCTTTTGGGACCGCCGGATGTGCGGCAGTCCATGCCACCAGCTATCCTCTTGGAGGCAGCTATCACGTGGCTCATGGGGAAAGCAATTATGCCATGTTTACCGGAGTGTTAAAAAACTATATGGAAATACGCAGAGACGGGGAAATAGCAGTCTTAAACCAGCGTCTTTCCAGACTTTTGGGCTGTGGGGAAGAAGAGGTCTATGACAAGCTGGATGAACTTCTGGGAACGGTCCTTCCTAAGAAGTCCCTCCATGAATACGGCGTAAAGCCGGAGGAGCTTCCGGTGTTTGCAAAGAGCGTTATGGAGCGTCAGGGGAGGCTTATGGCCAACAATTTTGTACCCCTGGACGAAGAGAGGGTTTTAAAAATCTACAGGGAACTATATTGATTTTGAATTAAAAAGGGGGAAATAGCAATGGCATTGATGACAGGGGAAGAGTATGTAGAAAGCATACGCAAAATGAAACTGAATGTTTATATGTTCGGAGAGAAAATTGAAAATCCGGTTGATAACCCGATTTTACGGCCATCTCTTAATTCGGTAAAGGCGACCTATGATTTGGCGCAGATGCCGGAACATGAGGATCTGATGACTGTGACCTTGGAGGATGGCCGGAAGATCAACCGTTTTGCCAATATTCACAGGAATACGGATGATTTAATAAAAAAAGTAAAGATGCAGAGGCTCTGCGGCCAGAAGACAGCAGCCTGTTTTCAGCGGTGTGTGGGAATGGATGCATTTAATGCAGTATGGTCCACCACCTATGAGATTGATAAGGAGTACTCCACCCATTACCATGAGAATTTTAAGAATTACCTCCGCATGGTACAGGACAATGATTATACGGTGGATGGCGCAATGACCGACCCAAAGGGCGACAGAAGCCTGGCCCCTCATGCTCAGCCTGATCTGGATATGTATCTCCGGGTGGTGGAGCGGCGTGAGGATGGGATCGTAGTCAGAGGGGCAAAGGCCCACCAGACGGGTATTATCAATTCCCAGGAAGTAATTGTCATGCCTACCGTAGCCATGGGACCGGACGATAAGGATTTTGCCGTATCGTTTGCTGTGCCGACGGACGCAGAAGGAATTACCATGATAATCGGAAGGCAGTCCTGCGATACCAGAAAGCTGGAAGGCTCTTCCATGGATGTGGGGAACAGTGAATTCGGAGGCGTGGAAGCCCTGGTTGTGTTTGACGATGTGTTTGTACCCAATGACAGGATTTTCTTAAATGGGGAGCATGAGTTTGCCGGTATGCTGGTGGAACGCTTTGCAGGCTATCACAGGCAGTCCTATGGCGGCTGCAAGGTGGGCGTGGGAGATGTTCTGATCGGAGCCGCTGCCCTGGCTGCGGATTATAACGGAGTGCCGAAAGTCTCCCACATTAAGGATAAACTGATTGAAATGGTCCATTTAAATGAAACTCTCTATTGCTGCGGAATTGCCTGTTCTGCGGAAGGCAGTCCTACGGAGTCAGGAAACTATCTGATCGATCTTTTGCTTGCCAACGTATGCAAGCAGAATGTTACCAGATACCCCTATGAGATCGCGCGGCTGGCGGAAGACATTGCAGGGGGCATTATGGTGACCGCGCCTTCTGAAAAGGATTTAAGAAGCCCGGTGGTCGGCCCGATGGTGGAGAAATACTTAAAGGGAGTAGATGGAGTTTCTACAGAAAACCGCCTAAAGGTTCTGCGCCTGATCGAGAATCTGACCCTTGGAACAGCAGCAGTGGGTTACCGGACAGAATCCATGCATGGAGCCGGTTCTCCACAGGCACAGAGGATCATGATTTCCCGCCAGGGTAACATTGGAAAGAAGAAACAGCTTGCAAAAGAGATTGCAAAGATCCGGGATTAAGACGGGGTTTAAATGGATTTAACAGGGAGGATTGGGAGGATGAATTGGAAAGAACTGTATTTGTCAAAGCTTAAGACTGCGGAAGAGGCAGTGAAGATCATTAAGTCCGGAGACCGGGTGGTAATCGGCCATGCGGTGGGAGAGCCGGTGAAACTGGTAGATGCCATGGTGGACTATGCTGTAAAAATGGATTTGAGAGATATTGAGATCAACCAGCAGATCGATATGGGGCATTCACTTTATGCCCGGCCGGGAATGGAAAAACATTTCAGGCAGAACAGCTTTTTTCTGGGAGCCAATACCAGAGACTGTGTCAACAGCGGCCGGGGAGATTTTACGCCCTGTTTCTTTTACCAGATACCGGAATTGTTCCGCTCTTCTTTAAAGCCGGATGTGCTTCTGGCAACCTTTTCCCTGCCGGATGAGCACGGGTACTGCAGCTTTGGTGTAGCCTGTGATTATACCAAGCCGGCCGCGGAGATTGAGAGTGTAAAGGTGATTGGGGTATTAAACTCCACCATGCCAAGGACTCACGGAGACTGCTTTATACATATCAGTGACATTGACGTGATCGTGGAAGACGATACGCCGGTAACGCAGCTGCCCATTCCTGAGAGCGGTGACGTGGAACTGGCTAT
The nucleotide sequence above comes from Lacrimispora sp. BS-2. Encoded proteins:
- a CDS encoding peptidoglycan recognition family protein; translation: MKNQAEESYDELERRRRARDRNRKRKKKQKRKRLLYIGAEVLVLAVVLAGILWILGQIFFRSYVDLKKIPMPEWVLQDLLDPNPYSRPGTEMKRVNEIVIHYVANPGTTASQNMNYFNSLKDQTGVKKISASSHFIIGLEGEVLQGIPIYEMAYSTSKEKNVNTVSIECCHPDETGKFNEATYDSLVKLTAWLCKNLGLTERDVIRHYDATGKDCPRYFVAHEDEWKKFLSDVKTARKQPDEGER
- a CDS encoding amino acid ABC transporter ATP-binding protein, which gives rise to MEKPLIQVQNLGKKFGEAEVLKDISVDIYKGDVVCVIGPSGSGKSTFLRCLNRLEEPTGGHILFEGVDIVDKKTDIDKHRQKMGMVFQQFNLFPHMTILKNLTLAPIKLQGRSRKEAEEQALGLLHKVGLADRADSYPNQLSGGQKQRIAIVRALCMNPDVMLFDEPTSALDPEMVGEVLNVMRELAEERMTMVVVTHEMGFAREVATRVMFMDGGYFLEENEPNEFFANPQNDRLKLFLSKVL
- a CDS encoding ClC family H(+)/Cl(-) exchange transporter, which gives rise to MRTEGNTVKKTIDRYRSFRYALILEGIAVGAISGAVVVLFRYLLSYADGLLRSVLDYGRDHSWFVPVWFIILAAAAFVVALLLKWESFISGSGIPQVEGEMIGELDPCWWKVLAAKLGGGLLSLGCGLSLGREGPSIQLGSMAAKGLSRLTGRAKTEEKLLITCGASAGLSAAFNAPIAGVLFSLEEIHKHFSPEVLLSTMAASITADFVSKNVFGLQPVFNFQITKMIPLNAYGHVIVLGVIMGALGVVYNTCLSGTQDLYQKLPCQAAKLIIPFLLAGVFGFTYPYVLGGGHSLVEILTSGEMMLGSLCLLLVLKFFFSMISFGSGAPGGIFLPLLVLGAVIGNIYFSAVGMVSDSLNGLLGNFIILGMAGYFSAIVRAPITGIILISEMTGSYSHLLTLSMVSLAAYVVPDLVHCAPVYDQLLHRLLSRLNPDKMSPTTGEKVLVEGMVFHGSEAEGRKVSEIQWPRTCLLVSLMRGEAEFVPGGETKFAAGDKILVLCDETVQGELHRVLQAVCETVKMGRKV
- a CDS encoding glycosyl hydrolase family 18 protein — encoded protein: MKQNRKKNVLLSTALILALGTSSYATIPVCAVGNEKAVEYTKDSGRLKNVMYYGDWSIWGGQGNFYPKGIPMDQLTHLNFAFLDFNSNGDLVFTDKDAAVGAPVGMEGAQWDAPGSGILSALQDLRAQYPNVRIGVSIGGWSKSGDFSTVAANPAVRQNFVNNVMKFIRYTNMDFVDIDWEYPTSVRQPDLVDNKNDEGTPFAIPADKQNYITLLQDLREALNEQGKELGRVYELSVALPASRTLLEAGIDIPALFNIVDFANVMTYDLHGAWDTLSGHHTGLYTNPNDPAEGEGLSVDASIQYLLSEGALADKIVVGSAFYTRGWERVLNDGPDQNLPGLFGSAEQVTKDADQTPSRGAKNEIAIASGDGGRSSGVWSYRNLDSLKTAYPGLKEYWDDYAKAPYLYNEQTGAFFTYDNIKSIQEKTAYVKNHNLGGIISWMASQDAEKTTGKRDKLTSAIKEGLFGYAKLPEYTLSEPELNVTATIRTYNDYGAKGYEITITNNETSDESNAVLAATELSYETVKNPRVYISTYSGAVLSSGGYGSGSVTMKDGVAIADLSSVYDYKNLKQGHAATFKISTNGIADINDIKSIEISQRIVPSSVEISRQKLYEGTGAVSPGTEPVTEPVTEPVTEPVTEPETDIDTGTISQYSSETIYVQGDLVRYNGNIYKAKWWTQGDIPGAEQWGPWELVQQ
- a CDS encoding basic amino acid ABC transporter substrate-binding protein — encoded protein: MKKNVIAMAGVVCMAALLTACAGSGTKTETTAAGQKESAEKLVMVTNAEFPPYEYYDNNEIVGIDADIARAIADKLGMELEIQDMAFDSLIPAVQSGKGDFTAAGMTVSEDRKKNVDFTDTYAEAAQVIIVKEGSEIKTPDELTGKKMGVQTGTTGDIYAEDIEDAVVQRFNKGMEAVMALSQGKIDAVIIDREPAKVFVKENAGLMILDEAFTEEEYAIAIKKDNKELLDKMNGAIKELKESGELKKIVDKYITAE
- a CDS encoding C-GCAxxG-C-C family protein gives rise to the protein MSDTTSKRVEEALNKHAKGYNCAQSVSCAFCDKTGIDEEIMFRFTEGMGLGMGSMEGTCGAIGAAAILSGLKNSTGHLDRPDSKRASHQSSKKCLSDFKEQNKSVICKDLKGVETGNVLRSCNDCIADAVRIIDHELFGGE
- a CDS encoding amino acid ABC transporter permease, which encodes MWEKLIDDFYQNFIVDNRWRYITGGLQNTLKITFFAVLIGILLGFLVAVIRSTYENTHKLKILNAVCNVYLTVIRGTPVVVQLMIVYFVIFATTNPGEVPTAILAFGINSGAYVAEIFRSGISSIEKGQFEAGRSLGFNYAQTMWYIVMPQAFKNVVPTLANEFIVLLKETSVAGYIGLQDLTKGGDIIKSRTYSAFMPLIAVAIIYLVMVMIFSYLVKLLERRLHRSEH